The Candidatus Hoaglandella endobia DNA window TATGGCAATAAGTGGCATGAGAGATTTATCGATTATCGCCACACCGCCGGCTCGCCGGCGGGCAGTAAAAACTTTTGTTCAAGAATACGACAACCAGGTAGTTAAAGAGGCCATCCTACATGAGGTGCTACGCGGTGGTCAGGTATATTATCTGTATAACGATGTAGAAAATATCGAAAAAGCTGCCCGTCGTTTAGAAATTCTGGTACCAGAAGCGCGTATTGCCGTAGGCCATGGCCAGATGCGCGAGCGCGATTTAGAACGAGTCATGAACGATTTCTACCACCAGCATTTTAATGTCTTGGTGTGTACGACTATAATTGAAACAGGCATAGATATCGCTAACACTAATACTATTATCATTGAACGCGCCGATCATTTCGGGTTGGCGCAGCTTCACCAGCTGCGCGGTCGCGTCGGACGCTCCCATCATCAAGCTTATGCTTATTTGCTAACACCACCGCTTAAAGCGCTAAGTCAGGATGCGCAAAAACGGCTCGAGGCTATCACCTCACTAGAAGATTTAGGAGCTGGCTTCGCCCTGGCAACGCACGATTTAGAAATACGCGGTGCTGGTGAATTACTAGGAAAAGATCAAAGTGGGCAGATAGAAACTATCGGCTTTTCGCTTTATATGGATCTTTTAGAAAACGCGGTAGAATCGCTAAAAGCTGGGCAAGAACCATCTCTTGAAAATCTCACTAGCCAGTTAACAGAGGTGGAGTTACGTATGCCAGTGCTGCTACCAGAAGAGTATATTCCAGATGTCAACACCCGCCTATCGTTCTATAAACGTATTGCTAGCGTCGCAACTGATTACGACATAGAAGAACTGAAGATTGAGCTTATCGATCGCTTCGGGCTGCTGCCTGATCCGGCGTATTACCTGTTAACTATAGCCGGATTAAAACTACGCGCCCAACATCTGGGTATCCGGCGTATTGAATGTAGCGAAAGAGGAGGCTTCATTGAATTTAGAGAAAATAATCGAGTTGATCCTAACTACATTATCGGCCTGCTGCAAAGCAAGCCCGGCACTTACCGGTTGGATGGGACTACAAGATTAAAATTTATGGGTGATTTAGCTGAACGTCCAGCGCGCTTAAACTTTGTCGACAAGCTTTTGGGGAAACTAAAGAAGCATAAGCTAAGCACCTGAAGCTTAGCAAACATTTAGCACGTCTGTTATTTATTAACAAGCGATGCTCTGCCTCTTTTTTTCTTCTTAAGAGGCAGTATATATAAAATATAACTGCTTAATAAAGTTTAAGGTGCGGCCGTATTACACGATTGATTCTTCCAACTAACATAATTAAACCGGTTTTAATATAACCGTGCAGCGAGATTTGATGCATACGGTAAAGGGCAGTGTAAACCATGCGTGCAATACGCCCCTTTATCATCATCGAACTACACATCTGATTACCCATCATTAGGCTACCAACAGTGTTAAAGCATGATAGAGAAATCAGCGAACCGTGATCCTTATAAAGGTATGCTTTCAGCGGTCGATCGCGTAGCATAGCTATAATATTGCCGTGGACATGAGAGGCCATTTGATGCGCGGCCTGCGCACGTGGCGGTACCACACTCCCGTCGGGCATCGAGCACGATGCACAGTCACCAATGGCAAAAATCACAGGATCGAGGGTCGATTGCAGCGTGGGTTTGACCACGAGCTGATTAATATGATTAACTTCCAGTCCGAAGTTGTTATGCATAAAATCCGGCGCTTTGATGCCGGCAGCCCACACCATTAGCTCGGCCTGAATATATTTACCATCCTTAGTATGCAATCCGCCAGCATCGGCACTAGTCACAATGGTCTTCGTTATCACTCGCACACCGAGCTTGGTAAGTTCCTGATGCACTGCAACCGAAATGCGTGACGACATAGCTGGAAGAATACGTTCTCCAGCCTCAATCAGGGTCACATTTAGCGCTTGATTATCTAGCCCAAAGCCATAACTATGCAACTGCTGTACCGCGTTATGCAGCTCAGCCGATAATTCTACTCCGGTTGCCCCCCCGCCGACTATCACTATATTAACTTTAGCGCCGATTTTGCCCTGTGTGGAAAACTTCAAAAACAAATTAAGCATTTCTTTATGGAAATGCTGTGCCTGACGCAGGTTATCAAGAAAAATACAATATTCTTTAACGCCCTCGGTACCAAAATCATTTGACATGCTGCCGAGTGCTACGACTAAAATGTCGTAGTATAATCGACGCGCAGGAACCAACAATTCACCCCGGCTATCTAGGATTTTATCCAGCAAGATATTTTTGTTTTCACGATCAATATCGTGCATTGTACCAAGTTGAAATTGGTAATTATGGCTACGAGCATGCGCCATATAGCTAAGAGCATCAATACTTTCATCGAGCGAACCGACAGCTACTTCATGCAGTAGTGGTTTCCAAAGATGACTGTGATTGCGATCCACCAAGGTGATATCGGCCTGTTGACGACGGCCCAATTTATGTCCCAGACTGGTTGCTAACTCCAAACCTCCGGCACCACCGCCTATAATAACAATTTTTTTTAGTGTTATACCCAAAATATCACCTAACTAAATATAAACTAGCTATTTTTTAGCGTATAAATAAAAAGATATATTTAATACGTTTGTGAAGAACAAACAATGTGAAGAAAAAACAAGATGTTCATTAAGTTGATTATTACCAAAATTAATCTAATACAGGTTTCAATCTACAAATACAGCAAAAATCTTCTTCAAGATCGAAGCTATCCGCTTTAGGCTTTATCAGCAGCTTCATAAAAAGCGTGCCGCAGACTAGCCTATGATCGATAATTAAACCGGAGCTACCGCCGCATGCTTTTCCAATTTTTGTTAACAGAAAAACTGGCCAAGCGGTTTA harbors:
- a CDS encoding NAD(P)/FAD-dependent oxidoreductase; this translates as MGITLKKIVIIGGGAGGLELATSLGHKLGRRQQADITLVDRNHSHLWKPLLHEVAVGSLDESIDALSYMAHARSHNYQFQLGTMHDIDRENKNILLDKILDSRGELLVPARRLYYDILVVALGSMSNDFGTEGVKEYCIFLDNLRQAQHFHKEMLNLFLKFSTQGKIGAKVNIVIVGGGATGVELSAELHNAVQQLHSYGFGLDNQALNVTLIEAGERILPAMSSRISVAVHQELTKLGVRVITKTIVTSADAGGLHTKDGKYIQAELMVWAAGIKAPDFMHNNFGLEVNHINQLVVKPTLQSTLDPVIFAIGDCASCSMPDGSVVPPRAQAAHQMASHVHGNIIAMLRDRPLKAYLYKDHGSLISLSCFNTVGSLMMGNQMCSSMMIKGRIARMVYTALYRMHQISLHGYIKTGLIMLVGRINRVIRPHLKLY